GTGGCTCACGAGCGCCGACCGCGGCCTCGACGACGCGGCGGTCGCCGACCTCGCGACGCAGACGGGCGTGCCGATGGATGCGTCGACGATGCAGGTCGTGCACTCCGACTTCACCGTCGGGGGCTGAGCCCGCGCCTCAGGCGTCGATCGCGCGCCGCAGGTACTGGATGCGGTCGCGCAGCTGCTGCATCGACGCCTTCGCGACCTCGGGGCCGCCGCACACGCGTCGCGCCTCGGCGTGCACCATGCCGTGCGTCTGCTTGCGCTTCTTCGCGACGATCGACACGAGCGCGTTGAGCAGCTGCCGATCCTCGCGCAGCGAGCGGAACAGCGCGTCCGGCTGCGGCTGCACCGGCTTCTCGGCGATGCGCGACGCCTGCCTGCGCTGGCGGCGCTGCAGCATCTCCGACACCTCCTCGGGCTCGAGGATGCCGGGGATGCCGATGAAGTCGAGCTCCTCGTCGGTGCCGGGCTCGACGAGCTGGCCGAACTCCTGGTCGCCGAACAGCACCTTGTCGAACGTGGCGGCCGACGAGAGCGGCTGCCACGTGAAGGGCGCCTCCTCGCGGTCCTCCTTGTCGGGCTTCTCGGCCGCCTCCATGAGGGAGTCGTCGAGCAGCTCGTCGTCGTCGGTCGGCTTGCCGAGGGCGTGGTCGCGCTGCCGCTCGAGCTCGGCGGCGAGCTGCAGCAGCACGGGCACCGACGGCAGGAACACCGTCGCGGTCTCGCCCCGGCGGCGCGATCGCACGAAGCGGCCGATGGCCTGCGCGAAGAACAGCGGCGTCGCCGACGACGTCGCGTACACGCCCACCGAGAGGCGCGGCACGTCGACGCCCTCCGACACCATGCGCACGGCGACCATCCACCGCGACTCGGCCGCCGAGAACTCCTCGATGCGCGCGCTCGCGCCCGCATCGTCCGACAGCACGACCGTGACCTTCTCGCGGCACAGCCCCTCGAGGATCTGCGCGTACTGGCGCGCCTGCGCCTGGTCGGTCGCGATCACGAGCCCGCCCGCGTCGGGCACGAGCTCGCGCACCTGCGTGAGGCGCGCATCCGCGCTGCGCAGCACCTGCTGGATCCACGTGCCGCCCGGGTCGAGCGCCGTGCGCCACGCGGCCGACGTGATGTCCTTCGCGTCCTCGTGGCCGAGGGTCGCGCGCATCTGCTCGCCCATCGACGTGCGCCACTCCATCGTGCCCGCGTACGCCATGAACAGCACGGGGCGCACGACGTGGTCGGCGAGCGCGCGGGCGTAGCCGTAGTCGTAGTCGGTGGCCGAGTAGCGCACGCCGTCGGCGGCGGGCGCGTACTCGACGAACGGGATGGGCGCGTCGTCGCTGCGGAACGGGGTGCCCGTGAGCGACAGACGGCGGGTGGCGGGCGCGAACGCCTCGCGCACCGCGTCGCCCCACGAGAGGGCGTCGCCCGCGTGGTGCACCTCGTCGAGGATCACGAGGGAGTCGGCCGAGCGCGTCATGCGCTCGTGCAGCGCGGGGCGGGCGGCGACCTGCGCGTACGTCACGGCGACGCCGTGGTAGTGCCTGGCGGCCTCGCCGTGGGCGTTGCGGAACTCGGGGTCGAGGCGGATGCCGGCGCGCGCGGCGGCGTCGGCCCACTGGGTCTTGAGGTGCTCGGTCGGTGCGACGACCGTGACGCGGCGCACGGCCCCGCGACGCAGCAGCTCGGAGGCGAGGCGCAGCGCGAACGTCGTCTTGCCTGCGCCGGGCGTCGCGGCGGCGAGGAAGTCGCGCGGCTCGCGCTCGAAGTACTTGGTCAGCGCCTCCTGCTGCCACGCACGCAGCGTCTGCGTCGTGCCCCACGCGGCACGCTCTGGATACGCGGGGCTCAGGTGGTCGGCGGCCCACGAACCGTAGTGCTGGGGCTCGCTCGACATGACGGTCCACGGTAGCCGCCGCATCCGACACGACACGAACGCGCGGCGCCTGCGATCCCAGCGTGCTCGCACGGGTGCGGCGTAGCATCCGCAGCATGCACTTCCCCATCGGACTGCTCGCCATCGCGGTGGCCATCTCGATCGCCGCGTGGCGCACGCGTCCGCGCTGGTGGGTCGTGACGATCGGCGCCCTGATCGTCATCGGCCTCGTGTGGAGCGTGCTCGGCATCCTGGGCATCACGGTGACGTTCGGCGGCATCGTGCTCGCGACCGTGGGGTGGATCTACCTGGGCCTCTGCATCGTGTCGATGCTCGCGGCGCTGCTCGTGCTCGAGCGACGCGGACCGAACGGCGAGGAGGCCCCGCCGCTCATCGGCGACAACCCCTTCGACGGCGACACGAACGACGCCGACGACCCGACGCCGACGCGCGACCTGCCGTAGCCACGCGCGCTCGTCGGTCGTTGCGTCTTGCAGGCGATTCCGCCTCTTGAGGGGAATGCTCCCTTGAGAGGCGGAATCGCCTGCGAAACGCAGACGGGGTGGCGTCAGGCGCCGGGCGTCGCGTCGTACGTCAGCCAGCGCGTCCTCGTCGCGACGCGGTCGTAGAGGCGCTGCGCCGTCACGTTGTCGTCGGCGGTGATCCAGCGCACGACGGATGCGCCCTCGAGCGCCGCGATGCCGCCGAGGTGCGCGATGAGCGCGTGCCCGACGCCCGTGCCGCGCACCGACTCGGCGGCGTAGAGGTCGTCGAGCCACACGCCGACCGTGCCGGTCGACGGCCGCGCGAAGCGGCGGTGGTGAGCGATGCCGACGAGCGCGCCGTCGGCCTCGGCGACGAGCCCGCGCACCTCGTGGTCGGCATCCGCGAGCCACGACCACACGCGATCGACGACCGCCTCGTCGGCCTCGAGCCGGTAGAACTCGCGGTACGCGCGGAACAGCGTCGCCCACTGCTCGCGGTCGTCGGGGCGCACGGGTCGGATCGTCACTGCCATGCCTCGATGCTGCCAGCCCACAGCCGGCGCCTGCGCGGCTTCGCTACCATCCACGCGACGGAAGGTGGCGCGATGTCCGACCCCGAGATCCCCAGCGAGATGCCCCCGGTGACGCCCGAGTTCCAGGCGGACCTCGACCAGTTCACGAAGGGCCAGCTCGACGAGGAGCAGCTCGTCGAGCGCTACATGGAGCGCCTCGGCTACGGCGACCTGTGGCGCCAGCAGCAGCGCCTCGCGCCGGGCGAGCTGCCCGAGTAGCGCGCTCCCCGTCCGCCTCCAGCGGACCCGCGCATCCGACGCGCCCGGGCTGCGAGAGGATGGGCGGGATGCACATCGCCTATCCGGCCGACCTGCCGGTCTCCGCGCGGCGCGACGAGATCGCGGCCGCCATCGAGGCGAACCAGGTCGTGATCGTCGCGGGCGAGACGGGCTCGGGCAAGTCGACGCAGCTGCCGAAGATCTGCCTCGACATCGGGCGCACGGCCATCGCGCACACGCAGCCGCGCCGCATCGCCGCTCGCACGATCGCGGAGCGCGTCGCCGAGGAGCTGCAGGTCGAGCTCGGCGCCGAGGTCGGCTACCAAGTGCGCTTCACCGACAAGGTCTCGGCCGACACGAAGGTCGCCGTCATGACCGACGGCGTGCTGCTGAACCGCATCCACCGCGATCCGGACCTCACGCAGTACGACACGATCATCATCGACGAGGCGCACGAGCGCTCGCTCACGATCGACTTCCTCGTCGGCTACCTGCAGCGCCTCCTCCCCCGCCGTCCCGACCTGCGCGTCATCGTGACGTCGGCGACGATCGACCCCGAGTCGTTCTCGCGCCACTTCGGCGGCGCGCCGATCATCGAGGTCTCGGGCCGCACCTACGGCGTCGACGTGCGCTACCGCCCGCTGACGCGCGAGGCGATGTCGGACGACGACGACGACAGCGACGACGCGCACGACGACGTCGACCCGATCGACGGCATCCACGACGCCATCCAGGAGATCTGGCGCGACGACGAGGGCGACGTGCTCGTGTTCCTCTCGGGCGAGGCCGAGATCCGGGATGCGCAGGATGCGCTCGCGGGCCGCCTCGGCGCGGGCGTCGAGATCCTCCCCCTCTACGGGCGTCTGTCGGCGGCCGAGCAGCACCGCGTCTTCGAGCGCCGCCCGGCAGGCGTGCGGCGCCGCGTCGTGCTCGCGACCAACGTCGCCGAGACGAGCCTCACGGTGCCGGGCATCCGCAACGTCGTCGACACCGGCACCGCCCGCATCTCGCGCTACTCGACGCGCGCGAAGGTGCAGCGGCTGCCGATCGAGGCCATCAGCCAGGCCTCCGCCAACCAGCGCTCGGGCCGTGCGGGCCGCGTCGCGCCCGGCATCGCCATCCGCCTCTACGCCGAGGAGGACTTCGCGAAGCGGCCGGCGTTCACCGACCCCGAGATCCTGCGCACGAACCTCGCGTCGGTCATCCTGCAGGCCGCGACGCTCGGCCTCGGCCCGCTCGAGGACTTCCCCTTCCTGCAGCCGCCCGAGCGCCGCGCGATCGCCGACGGCACCGACCTGCTGCGCGAGCTGCAGGCCATCGAGCGCTCGGGCGCCGTCACGCGCGTCGGCCGCAGCATCTCGCGCCTCCCCGTCGACCCGCGCTTCGCGCGCATGGTGCTCGCGGGCGTGGAGCACCACGTCGCCGACGCCGTCATCCCGATCGTCGCGGCGCTGTCGATCCAGGATCCGCGCGAGCGCCCGCTCGAGCATCGGGCGCGCGCCGACCAGCTGCACGCGCGCTTCGCCGACCCCACCTCCGACTTCATCTCGCTGCTCAACCTGTGGCGCTACCTGCGCGAGCAGCAGCGGCAGCGCTCGGGCAACCAGTTCCGCCGCATGTGCCGCGACGAGCACCTCAACTTCCTGCGCGTGCGCGAGTGGCAGGACGTCGTGCGGCAGCTCGAGCGGTCGCTGCCGAGGGATGCGCAGCCGTCGGGCTCGCGGGGTGGTGGAGGCCGCGGCCGCGGGTCGGAGACGAGCGCCGAGCCGTTCTCGACGAGCGCGACCGAGATCCACAAGGCGCTGCTCGCCGGACTGCTGAGCCAGATCGGCGTGCGGGATGCCGAGAAGCGCGACTTCGTCGGCGGCCGCGGCACGCGGTTCCACATCCATCCGTCGTCGACGCTGTCGAAGAAGCAGCCGCAGGCTGTCATGGCCGCGGAGCTCGTGGAGACGTCGCGGCTGTTCGCGCGCGTCGTCGCCGGCATCGACCCCGCGTGGGCCGAGCCGCTCGCCGGCGACCTCGTGAAGCGGCAGTGGTTCGAGCCGCGCTGGTCGAAGCGCGACGGCGCCGCGATCGCGACCGAGCGCGTCACGCTCTACGGCGTGCCGATCGTGCCGCAGCGGCGCATCCAGCTGTCGCGCGTCGATGCGCTGCTCGCGCGCGACCTCATGATCCGCCACGGCCTCGTCGCCGGCGAGTGGCAGGTGCGCGAGCGCTTCCTCACCGCCAATCGCGAGCTCATCGCCGAGATCGAGCGGCTCGAGGAGCGCCAGCGCCGCCGCGACCTGCTGCTCGACGACGAGCGCATCGTCGAGCTGTACGACGCGCGCATCCCCATGCACGTGACGGATGCGCGAGGCTTCCAGCGCTGGTGGCGCGAGACGCGCAGCGCGACGCCCGACCTGCTGACGTTCACGCGCGACGACCTGCTGGGGCGCGAGGAGGGGCCGGCCGAGGACCAGTACCCGACGACGTGGCGGCAGGGCGACCAGACGCTGCGCCTGTCGTACCGGTTCGAGCCGGGCGCCGACGACGACGGCCTCACGGTGCACGTGCCCATCGCGCTGCTGCCGCGCCTCACGCCCGCCGGCTTCGACTGGCTCGTGCCCGGCATGCGCGAGGAGCTGCTCACCGCCATGATCAAGGCGCTGCCGAAGCACGTGCGCCGCCACGTCGTGCCCGCGGGCGACTGGGCGCGGTCGATGCTCGTCGACCTGCCGGCCGCGCCGACCGGGGAGCCGATCGCGCAGGTGCTGGCCGACCGCATCCGCGCCACGGCGCACACGCCCGCGGATGCGTCGGACGTCGAGTGGGCGCGCGTGCCCGGCCATCTGCTGCCGCGCTTCGTCGTCGAGGGCGCGAAGGGCAAGGTGCTCGGCGCCGGGCGCGACCTACCGGCGCTGCAGGCTCGCCTCGCGCGGCAGGCGACCGTCGAGGTCGCCGCCGTCGTCACGCACGACCTCGAGCGCACCGGGGTCGATGGATTCGAGGCCGATCTGCCGCGCTTCGTCGACGTGCGCCAGGGCCAGGGCACCGTGCGCGCCTACCCCGGGCACCGGCTCGCGAAGGGCGGCCGCGTCGACGTGGCGCTGTTCTCGACCGAGGCCGAGCGCGACGCCGCCGAGCACGCCGCCGTGCGCCGCATGCTCGCCGACGCCGTGCAGTCGCCGCAGTCGTACGTGCAGGCGAACCTGTCGAACGCCGAGCGGCTCGCGCTCGGCGCCTCCCCGTACCCGTCGACGGCGCGGCTGTTCGACGACGTGCTGCTGGCGATCGTCGACGAGGAGCTCGCCCTGGGCGGGTCGGTGCGGTCGCCGCAGGACTTCGCGCGCATCCGCACGGCCGTGTCGCTGGGGCTCGTGGAGCGGATGTTCGACGTCACGGCGCGCGTCGCTGCGGTGCTGACGGCGGCGCGGGCGGCGGATGCGGCGATCCGCGACGTGTCGTCGCTCGCGTTCATGGCGCAGCTCGCCGACGCCCGGGCGACGCTCGAGGGGCTCGTGCACGACGGGTTCATCGTCGCCGCGGGCGTCTCGCGGCTGTCGCGCCTGACCGTGTACGTGAAGGCCGTCGAGCATCGCGTGCGACGCCTGCCCGAGACGGCGCACCGCGACGTGCAGTGGATGGCGGAGGTCTCCGATGCAGTTGCCGCCCTGCGCGCCGCCGGCGGCGCGATCCCCCTCCCCTCGACGGCGGCGCAGCCGCTCGTCGAGGCGCGCTGGATGATCGAGGAGCTGCGCGTGAGCCTCTTCGCCCAGACGCTCGGCGCCCGCGGCCCCGTGTCGGTGCAGCGCATCCGCCGCGCCCTGCAGAGTTGAGGGTTTCGGCCCGATGTGAGGTCGCATCGGGCCGAAACCCTCAACTCCGTGGCCCGGGGACGCGGGGGCGGCGCGGGGCGATTCCCGCTGTGATGAGCGGGGCGACGCGCGACCACCCGGCCGGGTCGACCGTGGGCGCCGGGTCTGCGACGACGTCGGAGGCTGCGCCGAGGATGCGCGTCGCGCCGGGCTCGTCGGACCAGGGCTGCCAGCCCGGGTCGCCGCCCGTGGCGAAGGCGACCATCGCGCCGTGCACCGCGTCGGCGAGCGATTGCGGGGCGTCGACGCCGACGAGGTGGTCGGCGTGCGCGTCGCCGAGCGCGTCGAACGCGAACGGCACGTCGACGCAGTGCACGGCGCCGCCACGCGTCGGCGACGCCCAGTCGAAGCGGTACGCCCACGTGTCGGCGCCCTCGGCGAGCGCAGCCGGCACGCGCTCGCCCGCCCGCACCGCCGCATCCGGATGCTCGAGCGTGCGCCGCGCGCGCACGCTCGGATCGGATGCGTGCTCGCGCGCATGCGCGGCACCCACGACGGCGCCGCCGAAGATGACGTCGGAGAGGTAGCGGCACGCGAGCGCGCCCGCGCCGGCGCGGGCGGCGTCGGGATTGGCGGCGACGTACGCGCGCCGCGTCGCGGCATCGACGTGCGCGGCGCCGAGCGTGACGCTGCTCGGGATCGCCCGCAGCGCGCCGGTCGCGCCGTGCAGCCAGCGCGGCACGAGCGCCTCGGTGAGCGCGAGCTCGTCGTGCATCGCGCCGACGACGAGCGGCACCGTCGCGCCCGCGCCGGCGGCGAGCGCCTCCATCGTCGGTCGCTCGACGAGCTCGCCGTCGACGACGGGGCCGATCGCGAGCAGCTCGTCGGCGAGGCGGTACAGGCCACGGCCAGCGCCGCGACGCGCCTTCGGCTGCGCGCGCAGCACGTCGCGCTCGGTCGTGCGCCGCATGGTCTCGAGCAGCGGCACGCCGCCGTGCGCGCCGATGCCGAGGCGGTCGCCGAGCCGTGCTGCGAGGGCGCGGGCCGTCTGCTCGGGCACGTCGGCGAGCGCCGGGGATGCTGCCCAGGCCCGCGCGAACAGGCCCTCGGCGGCGCGCATCCCGAGCAGCGTGAGCACGGCGCCGCCGCCCGCCGACTGCCCCGCCACCGTCACGCGCGACGGGTCGCCGCCGAACGCGCCGACGTGCCGTTGCACCCACTCGAGCGCGGCGAGCCAGTCGCGCACGCCGCGGTTCTGCGGCACGCCCTCGATCCAGCCGAAGCCGTCGAAGCCGAGCCGGTACGAGACGAGCACCGTGACGACGCCGTCGCGCGCGAACGTGCCGTTGCCGTACCAGGGGCTCGCGGGCGAGCCGGTCGTGTAGCCACCGCCGTGGATCCACACGAGCACCGGCAGGTTCGCGTCGGGGCTCGGGTCGGGGGTGAGCACGGTGACGTGCAGGGTGTCGTCGCCGTCGACGCTCGGCTCGGGGATGAGCGCGCGCGGGTCGCCGATGCGCTGCGGCGTCGCGCCGTTCGCGGTGGCGTCGCGGATGCCGTCCCACGGCGCCTTCGGCACCGGGGCCCGGAAGCGTCGCGCGCCCGTCGGCGCCTCGGCGTACGGGATGCCGCGGAAGGCGGCGACCTGCGCGGTCTCGCGGCCGTGGGCGCGGGAGCTCGGCGAGCCGACGGTCTCCCACCGGCCGCGCACTCGGCCCGAGGGCGTGGGGATGACGAGGTCGCGAGCGCCGCCCGCGCCCGCATCCGTCCGCTCGCTGCTCACCCGCTCGACGCTACGCATCCCTCCTCTGCCGCGCCTGTGTCGCCGGTGCCGTGAGAGGGGTCACTTCCTGCCACTTCCTGCGGCGTGTCGTGGCATCGAGTGACCCCTCTTCGCACGGAAGCGACCACTCCGCGACAAGAAGTGACCCATCACCGGCAGGAGCGCCGCCGATAGGTTGGGACCGTGAGCGCCGTCATCGTCGACGTCCTGCGCACCGCATCGGGCAGGGGCAAGCCCGGCGGTGCCCTGTCCGCCTGGCATCCCGCCGCGCTGCTCGGCACGGTGATCGCCGAGCTCGTCGATCGGGCGGGCATCGACCCGGCGCTCGTCGACGACGTGTACGCGGGATGCGTGAGCCAGGTCGGGCAGCAGACGCAGAACGTCGCCCGCACCGCCGCGCTCGCCGCCGGCCTGCCCGTGACCGTGCCCGGCACGACGATCGACCGGCAGTGCGGCTCGAGCCAGCAGGCCATCCACTTCGCGCACGCCGCCATCGCGTCGGGGCTCGCCGACTGCGTGATCGCGTGCGGCGTCGAGCTCATGTCGACGCATCCCATCGGCTCCGCCGCCATCGGGCACGACCCGATCCCCGGCCAGGTGCACGGCCGCTTCCCCGGCCTCACGCACCAGGGCGTCGCCGCCGAGCTCGTCGCCGCACGCTTCGGCATCGGGCGGGATGCGCAGGACGAGTACGCCGCCCGCAGCCACGCCCGCGCCGCCGCCGTCGACTGGGGCGACGAGATCCTCACGGTCGCGGGCATCGACGGCGTCCACGGCGTCGACGAGACCATCCGCGCCGGCACGACGGTCGAGCGCCTCGCGACGCTGCAGCCCGCGTTCCGCACCGACGCGCTCGCGGCGCAGCATCCGGGCCTCGACTGGGCCGTCACCGCCGGCAACGCCTCGCCGCTCACCGACGGCGCCTCGGCCGTGCTCGTCACGAGCGAGGCATTCGCCGCCGCCCACGGGCTCACGCCGCGCGTGCGGATCGTCGACTCCGTCGCCGTCGGCTCCGACCCCGTCGAGATGCTGTCGGGCGTCATCCCCGCGACCGAGCGCATCCTCGACCGCCAGCGCATGCGCATCGACGACGTCGACCTCGTCGAGGTCAACGAGGCGTTCGCCTCCATCCCGCTCGCGTGGCTCGCCGCGATCGGCGGCGACGGCGACCGGCTCAACGCCCGCGGCGGCGCCATCGCCCTCGGCCACGCGCTCGGCTCGAGCGGCACGCGCATCATGACGACGCTCGTGCACGGCCTCGAGCGCTCGGGCACCCGCTACGGGCTGCAGACGATGTGCGAGGGCGGCGGCATGGCCAACGCCACGCTCGTCGAGCGGCTCTGACGCTGCTCGTTCCCGAGACCCACCCACCCAGCTCACGAGGAGGCTCCATGGACATCGCAGGCTCCAGCGCGCTCGTCACCGGCGGCGCGAGCGGACTCGGCGCCGCCACCGCCGCGATGCTGCGGGATGCGGGCGCTCGCGTCGTCGTCGCCGACATGCGCGCGGGCGACGACGAGGGCATCCACTACGTCGAGACCGACGTCACCGACGCCGACCAGGTGCAGAGCGCCGTGGATGCGGCGAGCGAGGCTGCGCCCCTGCGCATCGTCGTGCAGTGCGCGGGCATCGCGACCGCCGAGCGCACCGTCGGCAAGGAGGGGCCCCTGCCGCTCGAGCGGTTCTCGCGCGTCATCGCCGTCAACCTCGTCGGCACGTTCAACGTCGCACGGCTCGCGGCGGCGCGGATGCAGGAGACCGACGCCATCGGGGAGGAGCGCGGGGTGCTCGTGCACACCGCATCCGTCGCCGCGTTCGACGGGCAGGTGGGGCAGGCGGCGTACTCGGCGTCGAAGGGCGGCGTCGCCGCGATGACGCTGCCGCTCGCCCGCGAGCTCGCGCGCAGTCGGATCCGCGTCATGACGATCGCGCCCGGCATCTTCCGCACGCCGATGATGGCGGGGCTGCCCGAGGCGGCGCAGGCGTCGCTCGCCGAGCAGATCCCGCATCCCTCGCGCCTCGGCGACCCGTCGGAGTACGCGGCGCTCGTGCGGCACGTCGTCGAGAACCCGATGCTGAACGGCGAGACGATCCGCCTCGACGGCGCGATCCGCATGGCGCCGCGCTGACCCTGCCATCTCGATGACTGGTCGCAGTTGCACCACACTGGTCGCAGCTTCGGTGCAACTGCGACCAGTCATGCGTGCATCTCTGACCAGTGACGTGCATCTGTGACCAGTCATGGGGTAGGCCTGACTGCACCCAGCAGACGGCCAGGCACGGGATAGGCTCGCGGACATGCGCGCGTACGGGGAGGTCCTGCAAGCCCCCGGCGTCGCACGCATCATGACGGCGCAGCTCGTCGCCCGATTCCCGCAGGGCATGTACTCGCTCGGGCTGCTGCTGCACGTCGAGCGCACGTTCGACTCCTACGCCGCCGCGGGCCTCGTGCTCGCCGCCCTCTCGATCGGCCAGGGCGTCGCCGGTCCGCTCACGACGCGGTGGATGAGCCGTTGGGGCACGCGCCCCGTGCTGCTGCTCACGCTCGTCGTCGCCGCCGCGAGCATCCTCACGATCGCCCTGCTGCCGCTGAGCCTCATCGCCATGACGGGCATCGGCGCCATCGCGGGCCTCGCGATGCCGCCCATCACCCCCGCGGTGCGCACGCTCTATCCGACGATGGTCACGCAGCGGCTGCTCACGCGGCTCTTCAGCCTCGACGCGACGCTGCAGGAGATCATCTGGGTCGTCGGCCCCGTCGCCATCACGTTCATCTCGACGCAGGTCGGCACCGTCGAGGGCCTCGTGACGGCCGCGGCGGTGCAGCTGCTCGGCGGGCTGTGGTTCATCCTCTCCCCCGAGGTCGGCCGCATGCGCATCCCGCCGTCGGCGAAGCGCATCGGCGGCGTGCTGAAGAAGGTGCCGGTCGTGCTCGTCGTCGTCACGGGCATGCTGCTCATCGGCGGCTTCGCGGCATCGGAGGCCGCGGTCGTGTCGGTCTTCGGCCACGACGGCTTCGAGGCCGGCATGGTCATCGCGGCGAACGCGTTCGGCTCGCTCGTCGGCGGCCTCTCGCTCGGCGGCCTCACCATCCACCGTCGCTCGCTCGCGATCCGCATCGCCGTGTGCGCCGTCGGCTTCGGCCTCGCGTGCCTGATCCTCGACTTCTGGTGGCTCGCGCTCATGTTCTTCCTCGCGGGCATCGGCATCGCGCCGGCGCTGTCGGCGATGTCGTCGATCGTCGCGGCGACCGTGAAGTTCTCGGACACCCCCGAGGCGTACGGATGGATCGGGTCGGGCCAGCTGATCGGCGCGGCCGTGGGCTCGGCGGTCGCGGGCATCCTCATCGACTGGCAGGGCCCCATCGGCGGCTTCGCCGTCGCCTTCGTGCTCGCGAGCGCCGCCGCGATCGTCGCGTGGGTGCTGCGCGCGAGGCAGCCCGACCTCACGCAGGGCATCGGCGAGCCGCCCGAGACCGCACCGGTCGAGCTGCCCCGCTGACCCCTTGCGCGTCGCCCCGCGACGCGCGCACCGTGGAGGCATGGCCTCCCTCCGCGACCGCCTGCGCGGCCTGCCCGCGTTCCCCGACGACCTGCCCGTGCTCGACCCCGATGCCGTGCCCGCCGATCCGCTCGACCTCGTGCGCGCGTGGCTCGAGGATGCGATCGTCACGGGCGAGCGGCAGCCGCACGCCGTGACGTGCACGACGATCGACGACGCCGGCCGCCCCGCGAGCCGCACCCTCGTGATCAAGGACGTCGACGAGCGCGGCGTGCTCGTGGCGTCGTCGCTGTCGTCGCGCAAGGCGCATCACCTCGCGCAGCGGCCGTACGCGACGCTGCACGCATTCTGGCGACCGCTCGGCAGGCAGCTCGAGCTCGCGGGATCCGTCGTCGAGCTCGACGAGGCCGCCTCGCTCGCCGACTGGCGCGAGCGGCCCGGCTACGACGGCGTCGACGACCCGCGGTGGCGGGTCTGGGCCGTGCAGCCCGACCGCGTCGAGGCCATGCAGGCGACGCACGACCGGCGGCACGTGCGCGTCGAGTACCAGCGGCAGCGCGACGGCTGGCACCACTGGCGGCTCGAGCAGGGCGTCGGGCGGGGCTGAGACCCGCACCGGGCGAACGGAGTCGAGGTTTTCGGCCTCTTTTGACATCAAAAGAGGCCGAAGACCTCAATTCCTTGCCGGGCAGCCGATTGGGGGCATCCGCTGCCAGGATGGGTGCATGGTCGCCCAGCTGCCCCTGCTCGACGGCTCGAGCATCCCCGCGATCGGCCTCGGCCTCTACAAGGTGCCGCCCGCCGACACGGCACGGGTCGTGGCCGACGGCCTCGCGGCCGGGTACCGACTCATCGACGGCGCGCAGATGTACGACAACGAGGCCGCCATGGGTGCCGCGGTGCGCGAGAGCGGCATGCGCGACGAGCTGCAGGTCGTCACGAAGTTCTGGGGCGACCCCGTGCAGTCGTACGACGCCGTGCTCGCCGACTTCGCCGCATCAGAGCAGCGCATCGGCCTCGACGTGATCGACGGCTACATGATCCACTGGCCGCGCGCGCCGCGCGGCACGTTCGTCGAGACGTGGCGTGCCTTCCAGACGCTGCGCGACGAGGGTCGCGTGCGGTGGATCGCCGTGGCGAACTTCGGCGAGGCCGAGCTGCAGACCCTGCTCGACGAGACGGGCGAGTGGCCCGTCGTCAACCAGGTCGAGTCGCACCCGTGGCTGCCGCAGCACGACCTGCGCGCCTTCCATGCCGCGAACGGCATCGTCACGCAGGCGTGGAGCCCGCTCGGCCGCGGCCGCCTGCTCGACGACCCGACCCTCGTCGCGATCGCCGCCGAGGTGGATGCGACGCCCGCCCAGGTCGTGCTGCGCTGGCACCTGCAGCTCGGCGGTGCCGCGGCGCCCAAGTCGAT
The sequence above is a segment of the Agrococcus jejuensis genome. Coding sequences within it:
- a CDS encoding carboxylesterase/lipase family protein, yielding MSSERTDAGAGGARDLVIPTPSGRVRGRWETVGSPSSRAHGRETAQVAAFRGIPYAEAPTGARRFRAPVPKAPWDGIRDATANGATPQRIGDPRALIPEPSVDGDDTLHVTVLTPDPSPDANLPVLVWIHGGGYTTGSPASPWYGNGTFARDGVVTVLVSYRLGFDGFGWIEGVPQNRGVRDWLAALEWVQRHVGAFGGDPSRVTVAGQSAGGGAVLTLLGMRAAEGLFARAWAASPALADVPEQTARALAARLGDRLGIGAHGGVPLLETMRRTTERDVLRAQPKARRGAGRGLYRLADELLAIGPVVDGELVERPTMEALAAGAGATVPLVVGAMHDELALTEALVPRWLHGATGALRAIPSSVTLGAAHVDAATRRAYVAANPDAARAGAGALACRYLSDVIFGGAVVGAAHAREHASDPSVRARRTLEHPDAAVRAGERVPAALAEGADTWAYRFDWASPTRGGAVHCVDVPFAFDALGDAHADHLVGVDAPQSLADAVHGAMVAFATGGDPGWQPWSDEPGATRILGAASDVVADPAPTVDPAGWSRVAPLITAGIAPRRPRVPGPRS
- a CDS encoding thiolase family protein, producing the protein MSAVIVDVLRTASGRGKPGGALSAWHPAALLGTVIAELVDRAGIDPALVDDVYAGCVSQVGQQTQNVARTAALAAGLPVTVPGTTIDRQCGSSQQAIHFAHAAIASGLADCVIACGVELMSTHPIGSAAIGHDPIPGQVHGRFPGLTHQGVAAELVAARFGIGRDAQDEYAARSHARAAAVDWGDEILTVAGIDGVHGVDETIRAGTTVERLATLQPAFRTDALAAQHPGLDWAVTAGNASPLTDGASAVLVTSEAFAAAHGLTPRVRIVDSVAVGSDPVEMLSGVIPATERILDRQRMRIDDVDLVEVNEAFASIPLAWLAAIGGDGDRLNARGGAIALGHALGSSGTRIMTTLVHGLERSGTRYGLQTMCEGGGMANATLVERL
- a CDS encoding SDR family NAD(P)-dependent oxidoreductase, encoding MDIAGSSALVTGGASGLGAATAAMLRDAGARVVVADMRAGDDEGIHYVETDVTDADQVQSAVDAASEAAPLRIVVQCAGIATAERTVGKEGPLPLERFSRVIAVNLVGTFNVARLAAARMQETDAIGEERGVLVHTASVAAFDGQVGQAAYSASKGGVAAMTLPLARELARSRIRVMTIAPGIFRTPMMAGLPEAAQASLAEQIPHPSRLGDPSEYAALVRHVVENPMLNGETIRLDGAIRMAPR
- a CDS encoding MFS transporter codes for the protein MRAYGEVLQAPGVARIMTAQLVARFPQGMYSLGLLLHVERTFDSYAAAGLVLAALSIGQGVAGPLTTRWMSRWGTRPVLLLTLVVAAASILTIALLPLSLIAMTGIGAIAGLAMPPITPAVRTLYPTMVTQRLLTRLFSLDATLQEIIWVVGPVAITFISTQVGTVEGLVTAAAVQLLGGLWFILSPEVGRMRIPPSAKRIGGVLKKVPVVLVVVTGMLLIGGFAASEAAVVSVFGHDGFEAGMVIAANAFGSLVGGLSLGGLTIHRRSLAIRIAVCAVGFGLACLILDFWWLALMFFLAGIGIAPALSAMSSIVAATVKFSDTPEAYGWIGSGQLIGAAVGSAVAGILIDWQGPIGGFAVAFVLASAAAIVAWVLRARQPDLTQGIGEPPETAPVELPR
- a CDS encoding pyridoxine/pyridoxamine 5'-phosphate oxidase, which produces MASLRDRLRGLPAFPDDLPVLDPDAVPADPLDLVRAWLEDAIVTGERQPHAVTCTTIDDAGRPASRTLVIKDVDERGVLVASSLSSRKAHHLAQRPYATLHAFWRPLGRQLELAGSVVELDEAASLADWRERPGYDGVDDPRWRVWAVQPDRVEAMQATHDRRHVRVEYQRQRDGWHHWRLEQGVGRG
- a CDS encoding aldo/keto reductase, which gives rise to MVAQLPLLDGSSIPAIGLGLYKVPPADTARVVADGLAAGYRLIDGAQMYDNEAAMGAAVRESGMRDELQVVTKFWGDPVQSYDAVLADFAASEQRIGLDVIDGYMIHWPRAPRGTFVETWRAFQTLRDEGRVRWIAVANFGEAELQTLLDETGEWPVVNQVESHPWLPQHDLRAFHAANGIVTQAWSPLGRGRLLDDPTLVAIAAEVDATPAQVVLRWHLQLGGAAAPKSMHASRLAENIAEIPALSVEHLARIAALESGVRTGTAPQDRP